The following are encoded together in the Candidatus Wallbacteria bacterium genome:
- a CDS encoding ankyrin repeat domain-containing protein: MDMVITGKILILVLILSVICLPSFSEDPQGFIGPNDPLFFRSSVSGDLAGVKSELEKGCDVNTEINAGRTALMYASWYGHQEIVKLLVEQGADVNHKSGCLFTPLMCASYMGHLETAKYLVENGADVVAIDDEFKSALYCAREQKHQAVADYLNQLINCGTSWMKNQEIALHDMSGNASAYIDNSGVQSKNKSKPIFLWDGRLVGFLMDAGLLHIYGANGRHLGFLIDGKIFNHQGEIEGFIKGFLFRRTNVETIKNTRKYCEISKAFEKAPQLCRLTENWAVDSLETFLLLGENQIGRQG; the protein is encoded by the coding sequence ATGGACATGGTGATCACAGGTAAAATCCTGATCCTGGTTTTGATCCTTTCCGTCATCTGTCTCCCCTCATTTTCCGAAGATCCACAAGGATTTATCGGGCCGAATGATCCACTGTTTTTCCGTTCTTCAGTTTCAGGGGACCTGGCGGGAGTGAAGAGCGAACTGGAGAAAGGCTGCGATGTGAACACAGAGATCAATGCCGGCAGGACTGCGCTGATGTATGCTTCCTGGTATGGGCATCAGGAAATCGTCAAGCTGCTGGTCGAACAGGGAGCAGACGTCAACCACAAATCCGGCTGCCTTTTCACTCCGCTGATGTGCGCGAGCTACATGGGCCACCTGGAGACAGCAAAGTATCTGGTGGAAAACGGTGCTGATGTGGTCGCGATCGATGATGAATTTAAAAGTGCGTTGTATTGCGCCCGCGAACAGAAACATCAGGCTGTTGCCGACTACCTGAATCAGCTGATAAATTGCGGTACTTCCTGGATGAAAAATCAGGAAATCGCCCTCCACGACATGTCAGGGAATGCCTCAGCTTATATCGACAACAGTGGAGTGCAATCCAAAAACAAGTCGAAACCAATTTTTCTCTGGGACGGCAGGCTGGTCGGATTTCTGATGGATGCAGGACTGCTGCATATTTACGGAGCTAACGGCAGGCATCTGGGCTTTCTGATAGATGGGAAAATATTCAATCATCAGGGAGAGATCGAAGGCTTTATTAAAGGATTTTTGTTTCGCAGGACAAACGTCGAAACTATCAAGAACACCAGGAAATACTGTGAGATCAGTAAAGCGTTCGAAAAAGCTCCGCAATTATGCAGATTGACTGAAAACTGGGCAGTGGACTCGCTGGAGACTTTTCTCCTCCTGGGCGAGAATCAAATTGGGAGGCAGGGATGA
- a CDS encoding response regulator transcription factor — protein MDTILIFEDDRVILEGLKINLESEGFKVLTAGTGKTGLQLFEQHPEIQLVLLDIMLPDISGFEICKNLKTKCQGLIVLFLTARTDIYDKISGFTLGADDYITKPFDVRELILRIRARLKKVEAAGSPEEILLFGNVKINLLEYKVYKAGEDLKLTKVEFELLLYLYRNQGRVLTREMLLERLWDFNADVESRAVDMQISKLRKKIEDDPRKPRVIETVFGIGYKFNG, from the coding sequence ATGGATACAATTCTGATTTTTGAAGATGACCGCGTGATCCTGGAAGGCCTGAAAATCAACCTGGAGAGCGAAGGATTCAAGGTACTGACCGCAGGCACAGGCAAAACCGGGCTGCAGCTTTTTGAACAGCACCCTGAAATTCAGCTGGTTCTATTGGACATCATGCTGCCTGACATTTCAGGTTTTGAGATCTGCAAGAATCTCAAGACAAAATGTCAGGGCCTGATCGTGCTCTTCCTCACAGCAAGGACCGACATTTACGACAAGATCAGCGGATTCACTCTGGGCGCGGACGATTACATCACCAAGCCGTTCGATGTCAGGGAACTGATCCTTCGGATCAGGGCTCGTCTGAAGAAAGTTGAAGCTGCCGGCAGCCCTGAGGAAATACTCCTTTTCGGGAATGTGAAGATCAATTTGCTTGAATACAAGGTATACAAGGCAGGAGAAGATCTGAAGCTTACCAAAGTGGAATTTGAACTGCTTCTTTATTTATACCGCAACCAGGGGCGTGTGTTGACCAGGGAAATGCTGCTGGAGCGGCTCTGGGATTTCAATGCAGATGTGGAGAGCAGAGCTGTAGACATGCAGATTTCCAAACTGAGGAAGAAAATAGAGGATGACCCGAGAAAGCCCAGGGTCATCGAAACCGTGTTCGGAATCGGCTACAAGTTCAACGGTTGA